Part of the Candidatus Bathyarchaeota archaeon genome is shown below.
GGTGTAGGAGCTGGTACGGTTGGTTAAGGTAGCGGTCATAGGCGTCGGGTTCTGGGGTAAGAACCACGCTAGGGTCTACAGCGAGGTCGAGGATGCCGAGCTTGTAGCGGTCTGCGACATAGACGTTGAGAGAGCTAAGCTCATAGCCAAAAGGTATGGTTGTAGAGCTTACACGGACTTTAGGGAGATGCTAAGGGTTGAGAAACCCGACGCGGTGAGCATATGCACCCCGACTACGACGCACTACGAGGTTGCGTCAGAGGTCTTGAGCATGGGTATTCATGCTCTCACGGAGAAGCCCCTGTGTAGTACAGTGGAGGAAGCTGAGAGGCTTAGAGACCTGGCCTCGAGCATGGGTGTCAAACTTATGCCTGGTCATATAGAACGTTTCAACCCGGCAGTGGATAGGGTTAAGCGTCTCATAGTCGACGGTGCCTTGGGTAAGGTCATCCTCATAGCCGCTCGGAGGGTTTCAAGGTGGCCTGAGCGTGTAGGTGATGTGGGTGTCGTCAAGGACTCTGCCATACACGATGTAGATGTGATGAGGTATCTCGTCGGCGAGGTCGAGTGTGTCTATGCTGAGACCGGAAGTCTTAGGCATAGGTTTGAAGACTACGTCGAGGCGATCCTGCATTTTAGAAGCGGTGTTACGGGGTTTATAGAGGCTAACTGGCTTACGCCGCGTAAGATCAGGCGTTTGACCATAACCGGGAGTGAGGCTACGGCTACATTAGATTACCTGACACAGGAGCTGTCTATAGAGGATTCTCAGAAGATCCTACGTCCCATCGCTAGGTGGGAAGAGCCCCTCAAGAGGGAGCTTACCCACTTCGTCGAGGCGGTCTTAGGTAGGGAGCCGCTGAGGCTAACGGCGGAGGACGGAGTAAAAGCTCTTAAGGTCTGTGAGGCTATACTCGAATCGGGCCGTCGGGCTGAGAAGGTTTACTTGGAGGGTTGATGGTTGAAGAGGAGGCTTATGGAGATACTTGCATGCCCGATCGATAAGCACTACCCCTTAGAACTATACGTCTTCGAGGAGAAAGAGGATGGTGAGATAGTCGAGGGTCTTATAGTCTGTCCAAGATGCCTTAGATTCTACCCGATAAGAGACGAGATACCTGAGATGCTTCCAGACGAGCTCAGAGACCTCAGGGAAGACCTGAAGTTCCTCAAAAAATGGCGAGACAAGATCCCTGAGAAAATACTCCGAGACGGTAAACCCATAAACCTCTCCTCTAAGACCTCAAGTTAGACTAAACATTTCCCCCACAACGTTTGTTCGTAAGAAATTTAACTCAAAACTGTTAGAAAGTCTACTCTTTTGAAGTCGTTATCGAATGTGGCTATCCATCATGGCCTGAAGTTCTCTAAGTTCAAATACTAAAGGCAAGAGTATAAAATCTGAGAGGGACCCATAAATTGGTTTAAACTCCAAGTTTAGACTTGGAATTTTCTTTTTAAGGTTATAGGACTTAAATCCTGTCATCAACCGGATGTAACCATATAACACCTCAGAGACTACTATGGGATTTATAAAGCCTATATCCACGATATCCAAGATCTCCTCAGCCCTAGTATCTCCCTCTAAGTATTTGAGAATAATATTGCTATCAATAAATGCCTCCACCTTCTATCTCCCCTATGACCTTATCTACAGGTTTGTCTCTAAGAACTCCGAAGTATTGTTTAATTCTTCTCTCTCTGGGCTTAACTATGACTATGACTCTCTCTCCCTCTCTTAGGCGCTTCTTTAGTTTGATTACACCATCCCTATACACAGCCTCAAATATATCAGATATCTAGCCTCCTCCAACTTAGAAGTCTAGAAAGTCTTAGTGATAATCCTTTCCCTCAGTCTTGGCTTAATTTTTAAGCGTCTCCGTCTCTGATATTCGTCTGTTATGGGTTTGGAGGATGTGTTGCGGGTTTTAAAGGGTTTTCCTGAGAGACTTGGTTTAAACCTTAGGAACCCGGGTGATAGGTTTAAGTGGTTTCTAGCTTCTCTCCTGTTCGCTAAGAGGATATCCTATCGGATAGCCGAGGAGACGTTTAGACGTTTCGTCGAGGAGGGGTTGACCACGCCTAGCCGTATAATGGAGGCTAGGTGGAGTAGGCTGGTCGAGGTTCTCGACTCGGGGGGCTATGTCAGGTACGACTTCTCCACGGCATCCAACTTGCTCGAGGTGGCTAAGAAGCTGCTCGACGAGTACGGTGGAGACGTGGATAGGATACACGAACTCGCGTCTGACGGTAAAGACCTCGAACGTAGGCTTATGGAGTTTAAAGGCTTCGGACCGACGGCCGTGAACATATTTCTGAGGGAGCTAAGAGATGTATGGTGTAAGGCGGACCCGGCTCCATCTAGATTGGCCGCCGAGGTGGCTGGGAGGCTAGGACTAAGAGACGTTA
Proteins encoded:
- a CDS encoding Gfo/Idh/MocA family oxidoreductase, which gives rise to MVKVAVIGVGFWGKNHARVYSEVEDAELVAVCDIDVERAKLIAKRYGCRAYTDFREMLRVEKPDAVSICTPTTTHYEVASEVLSMGIHALTEKPLCSTVEEAERLRDLASSMGVKLMPGHIERFNPAVDRVKRLIVDGALGKVILIAARRVSRWPERVGDVGVVKDSAIHDVDVMRYLVGEVECVYAETGSLRHRFEDYVEAILHFRSGVTGFIEANWLTPRKIRRLTITGSEATATLDYLTQELSIEDSQKILRPIARWEEPLKRELTHFVEAVLGREPLRLTAEDGVKALKVCEAILESGRRAEKVYLEG
- a CDS encoding Trm112 family protein; this encodes MKRRLMEILACPIDKHYPLELYVFEEKEDGEIVEGLIVCPRCLRFYPIRDEIPEMLPDELRDLREDLKFLKKWRDKIPEKILRDGKPINLSSKTSS
- a CDS encoding PIN domain-containing protein, which codes for MEAFIDSNIILKYLEGDTRAEEILDIVDIGFINPIVVSEVLYGYIRLMTGFKSYNLKKKIPSLNLEFKPIYGSLSDFILLPLVFELRELQAMMDSHIR
- a CDS encoding DUF104 domain-containing protein, which translates into the protein MYRDGVIKLKKRLREGERVIVIVKPRERRIKQYFGVLRDKPVDKVIGEIEGGGIY